A genomic window from Ascaphus truei isolate aAscTru1 chromosome 1, aAscTru1.hap1, whole genome shotgun sequence includes:
- the LOC142490341 gene encoding uncharacterized protein LOC142490341, protein MEQVSSPGSASSTLLEEHHGDEDDEYDEDDATEETEIQSCDHEEVPIETVVPPNRPSTSTYDAIVASEGKIVDAENRRHSDMMTVLERMIGLQEETVSQLAHLHRVFIEVPKQLQKINTSFEALVVQQTQANYWRMTNVPQFNTSQPGSVHAGQFSPHSSDIHSPGPNVTGQVADIAVQVPDDILPLPSVQIQQQTPTKEATKTKQDTHETDQPSLVQCLPTCSHVSLGTSPVREQSLPKSPVGESLPKSPVGESLPKSPVAL, encoded by the exons atggaacaagtgtcttcacctgggtcagccagctcaacactactagaag aacatcatggtgatgaggatgatgagtatgatgaggatgacgccacagaagagactgaaatacaatcatgtgaccatgaagaggtgccaatagaaactgttgtaccgccaaatcgtccatcaacttccacatacgatgcaattgtagcttcagagggaaaaatagtggacgcagaaaatcgtcgccattcagacatgatgacagtgctggaaaggatgattggactgcaggaagaaacagtatcacaattggcacatctccacagagtcttcattgaagtgcctaaacagttgcaaaaaatcaacacctcattcgaagcattagttgttcagcaaacacaagctaattactggagaatgactaatgtaccacaattcaacacctcccagccaggatctgttcatgcaggtcagttttcaccacattcatctgatattcattcaccaggcccaaatgttaccggtcaagtagcagacattgctgtgcaggttcctgatgacatcctaccgctgccatctgtacaaattcagcagcagacacctacaaaggaggcgacaaaaacaaaacaagacacacatgaaacagaccaaccatcacttgtgcagtgtctaccaacttgctcacatgtgtcactgggcacaagccctgtccgtgaacagtcactacccaaaagccctgtaggtgagtcgctgcccaaaagccctgtaggtgaatcgctgcccaaaagccctgtag ccctgtag